The following proteins are co-located in the Pseudomonas synxantha genome:
- a CDS encoding S66 peptidase family protein: MTPAVPALRSEGTIALIAPAGPAALDVEKAGQWMRARGYDLRIYPGVYERDGYLAGSDEVRLRDVHAAFANPEIDAILCLRGGYGTPRLLDALDFDLLRANPKPFVGYSDITALHLAINRYAGFVTFHGPMLNADLLGGKQQPTESSLFSLLRGQLGAGSVLAHPAAYPLTTIEPGIACGRLLGGNLSMIAAVMGTPYEIDAEAIILFIEDVNEPLYRIDRLLTHLRLAGKLAQVAGVLVGDVAGVDNVALERLLKQTFEPLCIPVLAGWRSGHCDPNLTLPMGALVRLDAGEQQLVLEQGVVFNH; encoded by the coding sequence ATGACGCCAGCCGTTCCAGCCCTTCGTTCTGAAGGCACCATCGCCCTGATCGCCCCCGCCGGCCCTGCTGCACTGGACGTTGAAAAAGCCGGGCAATGGATGCGTGCCCGTGGCTACGACCTGCGCATTTATCCCGGTGTATACGAACGCGACGGCTACCTGGCCGGTAGCGATGAAGTGCGCCTGCGCGACGTGCATGCCGCCTTCGCCAACCCCGAAATCGATGCCATTCTCTGCCTGCGCGGCGGCTACGGCACGCCACGCCTGCTCGACGCGCTGGACTTCGACCTGCTGCGCGCCAACCCCAAGCCGTTCGTGGGCTACAGCGATATCACCGCCTTGCACCTGGCGATCAACCGTTATGCCGGTTTTGTCACGTTCCACGGTCCAATGCTCAATGCCGACCTGCTGGGTGGCAAGCAGCAACCCACGGAATCCTCATTGTTCAGCCTGCTGCGTGGTCAGCTGGGCGCCGGCAGCGTGCTTGCGCACCCTGCGGCCTATCCATTGACCACGATCGAACCAGGCATCGCCTGTGGGCGCTTGCTGGGCGGTAACCTGTCGATGATCGCGGCGGTCATGGGCACGCCGTACGAAATAGACGCCGAAGCCATCATCCTGTTTATCGAGGACGTCAACGAGCCGCTTTATCGTATCGACCGCCTGCTGACTCACCTGCGCCTGGCGGGCAAGCTGGCCCAGGTTGCCGGTGTGCTGGTCGGGGACGTGGCGGGTGTGGATAACGTCGCGCTGGAGCGGTTGCTCAAGCAGACCTTCGAGCCGCTGTGCATTCCGGTGCTGGCAGGCTGGCGCAGTGGTCATTGCGACCCGAACCTGACGTTGCCGATGGGCGCTTTGGTGCGCCTGGATGCGGGGGAGCAGCAGCTGGTGCTGGAGCAGGGCGTAGTGTTCAACCACTGA
- the ybeY gene encoding rRNA maturation RNase YbeY translates to MLELDLQLATEAPAPSEEQFRQWCTLALRQRTADSELTIRLVDEPEGRELNHTWRQKDYATNVLSFPADVPDELLDIPLLGDLVICVEVVEREAKEQGKELEAHWAHLVIHGCLHLLGYDHIDDDEAEEMETLERTLLAELGHRDPYADDEN, encoded by the coding sequence ATGCTTGAGCTAGACCTGCAGCTGGCCACCGAAGCGCCCGCCCCCAGCGAAGAACAGTTTCGTCAGTGGTGCACCCTGGCCTTGCGCCAACGCACTGCCGACTCGGAACTGACCATTCGCCTGGTGGACGAGCCCGAAGGCCGCGAGCTGAACCACACCTGGCGCCAGAAGGACTACGCGACCAACGTGCTGTCCTTCCCCGCCGACGTACCGGATGAGCTGCTGGATATCCCGTTGCTGGGCGATCTGGTGATCTGCGTCGAGGTGGTCGAGCGTGAGGCGAAGGAACAAGGCAAGGAACTTGAGGCCCATTGGGCCCATCTAGTCATCCACGGCTGCTTGCATCTCTTGGGTTACGACCATATAGACGATGATGAAGCCGAAGAAATGGAAACACTGGAACGAACGTTGCTTGCAGAACTGGGTCACCGTGACCCTTATGCAGACGACGAAAACTGA
- the arfA gene encoding alternative ribosome rescue factor ArfA, with the protein MSKKPSKHGPNKAKSIIAQPLFRSRQERAGKGKGSYRREAFQSNSWEASYFLAA; encoded by the coding sequence ATGAGCAAAAAGCCATCCAAGCATGGCCCCAACAAGGCTAAATCCATCATCGCCCAGCCCTTGTTCCGCAGCCGCCAGGAACGCGCCGGCAAGGGCAAAGGCAGCTACCGCCGCGAAGCCTTCCAGTCTAATAGCTGGGAGGCTTCTTACTTTCTGGCTGCCTGA
- the holA gene encoding DNA polymerase III subunit delta, protein MKLAPAQLAKHLQGGLAPVYIVSGDDPLLCQEAADAIRTAARQQGFDERQVFSADASFDWGTLLQAGASMSLFAEKRLLELRLPSGKPGDKGAAALMEYCSRPAEDTILLVSLPKLDGSAQKTKWGKALVEGPQTQFIQIWPVDSNQLPQWIRQRLSQSGLAATQDAVELIAARVEGNLLAAAQEIEKLKLMAEDGQITVETVQGAVADSARFDVFGLVDAILNGEPAHALRMLEGLRGEGVEPPVILWALARELRVLANIALQYSQGTPLDKCFSQARPPVWDKRKPLMSKALQRHSAQRWAQLLLEAQRIDAQIKGQAAGSPWMSLSRLSLLMAGQRLTLPAE, encoded by the coding sequence ATGAAACTTGCCCCTGCCCAACTCGCCAAGCACCTGCAAGGTGGCCTCGCGCCTGTCTATATCGTCAGCGGCGATGACCCGCTGCTGTGCCAGGAAGCGGCCGACGCGATCCGCACCGCCGCACGTCAGCAAGGCTTCGACGAACGCCAGGTCTTCAGCGCCGACGCCAGTTTCGACTGGGGTACATTGCTGCAGGCCGGCGCCAGCATGTCGTTGTTTGCCGAAAAGCGCCTGCTGGAACTGCGCCTGCCCTCGGGCAAGCCGGGCGACAAAGGTGCGGCGGCGTTGATGGAATATTGCTCGCGTCCTGCCGAAGACACGATCTTGCTGGTCAGCCTGCCCAAGCTTGACGGCAGTGCGCAGAAAACCAAGTGGGGCAAGGCGCTGGTAGAAGGCCCACAGACCCAGTTCATCCAGATCTGGCCAGTGGACAGCAACCAGTTGCCGCAGTGGATTCGTCAGCGCTTGTCACAATCGGGGCTGGCAGCGACACAAGATGCCGTAGAGCTGATCGCCGCCCGGGTCGAGGGCAACCTGCTTGCCGCCGCCCAGGAGATCGAAAAGCTCAAGCTGATGGCCGAGGATGGTCAGATCACTGTCGAAACCGTACAAGGCGCAGTCGCTGACAGCGCTCGCTTTGATGTGTTCGGCCTGGTGGATGCGATCCTCAACGGCGAGCCCGCCCACGCCCTGCGTATGCTCGAAGGCCTGCGTGGCGAAGGGGTGGAACCGCCCGTGATTCTCTGGGCCCTGGCTCGGGAGTTGCGGGTACTGGCGAACATTGCCCTGCAATACAGCCAGGGCACACCCCTGGATAAATGTTTCAGCCAGGCCAGGCCTCCGGTGTGGGACAAGCGCAAACCGCTGATGAGCAAAGCTCTGCAACGGCACTCGGCGCAACGCTGGGCGCAACTGTTGCTGGAAGCCCAGCGCATCGACGCCCAGATCAAGGGCCAGGCCGCCGGCTCGCCGTGGATGAGCCTGAGCCGTCTGTCGCTGTTGATGGCCGGCCAGCGCCTGACGCTGCCCGCTGAATAA
- the lipB gene encoding lipoyl(octanoyl) transferase LipB, translating to MSEVLGFRELGRMAYEPVWHAMQRFTNERGTSVPDEIWLVEHPPVFTQGQAGKAEHLLLPGDIPVVQVDRGGQVTYHGPGQLVAYLLLDVRKLGFGVRDLVSRMEACLIELLASYGVSAAAKPDAPGVYVDGAKIASLGLRIRHGCSFHGLALNVDMDLAPFQRINPCGYAGLAMTQLSDHATPIKFAEVSARLRAQLVKHLDYAEQTTLTGGID from the coding sequence ATGTCAGAAGTCCTGGGCTTTCGCGAGCTCGGCCGGATGGCCTACGAGCCGGTCTGGCATGCCATGCAGCGCTTTACCAACGAGCGCGGCACCTCGGTACCGGATGAAATCTGGCTGGTGGAACATCCACCGGTATTCACCCAGGGCCAGGCCGGCAAGGCAGAGCATCTGCTACTTCCGGGTGATATTCCGGTGGTGCAGGTCGACCGAGGGGGTCAAGTGACTTACCATGGGCCCGGTCAGCTTGTCGCTTATCTATTGCTGGACGTGCGCAAGCTGGGGTTTGGCGTGCGCGACCTGGTCAGCCGCATGGAGGCTTGCCTGATCGAGCTGTTGGCCAGTTATGGCGTGAGCGCCGCAGCCAAGCCCGATGCCCCCGGTGTGTATGTGGATGGCGCGAAGATCGCCTCCCTGGGCTTGCGGATTCGCCATGGTTGTTCCTTTCATGGCCTGGCCCTGAACGTGGACATGGACCTGGCGCCGTTCCAGCGCATCAACCCGTGCGGTTACGCCGGGCTGGCGATGACACAGCTGAGTGACCACGCCACACCGATTAAATTTGCCGAGGTTAGTGCCCGGCTGCGTGCGCAGCTCGTCAAACACCTCGACTATGCTGAGCAGACGACCCTCACGGGCGGAATCGACTGA
- the lnt gene encoding apolipoprotein N-acyltransferase → MQRLNRPGWPGNLLAVVAGAITTLALAPFDIWPLALVAVGLFYIGLRELTPRQALGRGWCFGFGLFGAGTSWIYYSIHHFGGASVLLAGFLMLLFTAAIAWFFALPAWLWARWLRRNEAPLADALTFAALWVGQEAFRGWFLTGFPWLYSGYSQLDGPLTGLAPLGGMWLISFALALTAALLCNLPRLLASKRNAFIGAGLVLLVAPWAIGLALKHHAWTSPSGDPLSVAAIQGNVEQSMKWDPQQLNAQLALYRDMSLSSKRVDLLVWPETAVPVLKESVEGYLGMMGKFAADRNTALITGVPIRQEVHHEKRYFNGITVVGEGDGTYLKQKLVPFGEYVPLQDMLRGLIAFFDLPMSDFARGPSDQAMLQAKGYQIAPFICYEVVYPEFAAGLSAQSDLLLTISNDTWFGRSIGPLQHLQMAQMRALEAGRWMIRATNNGVTGLINPFGQITAQIPQFERGILYGEVVPMHNLTPYLQWRSWPLIIVCLALFGWALLAGRMSKTV, encoded by the coding sequence ATGCAGCGCCTGAACCGCCCCGGCTGGCCCGGTAACTTGCTGGCCGTGGTGGCCGGCGCCATCACTACCCTGGCGCTGGCGCCGTTCGATATCTGGCCGTTGGCTCTGGTAGCGGTCGGCCTGTTCTATATCGGCCTGCGGGAGCTGACCCCCCGCCAGGCCCTGGGCCGCGGCTGGTGTTTCGGTTTCGGCCTGTTTGGCGCCGGCACCAGCTGGATCTACTACAGCATTCACCACTTCGGCGGCGCTTCGGTGTTGCTGGCGGGGTTCCTGATGCTGCTGTTTACCGCCGCCATCGCCTGGTTCTTTGCCCTGCCCGCCTGGTTGTGGGCGCGCTGGCTGCGCCGCAATGAAGCGCCGTTGGCGGATGCCCTGACCTTCGCCGCGTTATGGGTTGGCCAGGAAGCGTTTCGTGGCTGGTTCCTCACCGGCTTCCCCTGGTTGTACTCCGGTTACAGCCAACTCGACGGCCCGCTGACCGGCCTCGCGCCGCTGGGCGGAATGTGGCTGATTTCCTTCGCCCTGGCACTCACGGCAGCCCTGCTGTGCAACCTGCCGCGCCTGCTGGCAAGCAAGCGCAACGCCTTCATTGGTGCGGGCCTGGTGTTGCTGGTCGCCCCCTGGGCTATCGGCCTGGCGCTCAAGCACCACGCCTGGACCTCGCCCTCCGGCGATCCCCTGAGCGTCGCCGCCATCCAGGGCAACGTCGAGCAAAGCATGAAGTGGGACCCCCAGCAGCTCAATGCGCAGTTGGCGCTGTACCGCGATATGAGCCTGAGCTCCAAGCGTGTCGACCTGCTGGTATGGCCGGAAACCGCCGTGCCGGTGCTCAAGGAGTCGGTCGAGGGCTACCTGGGCATGATGGGCAAGTTTGCCGCCGACCGGAACACCGCGCTGATTACCGGGGTACCGATTCGCCAGGAAGTGCACCATGAGAAGCGTTACTTCAATGGCATTACCGTAGTCGGCGAAGGTGACGGCACCTATCTCAAGCAAAAGCTGGTGCCGTTTGGCGAATACGTGCCGTTGCAGGACATGCTGCGCGGGCTGATTGCGTTCTTCGACCTGCCGATGTCGGACTTCGCCCGCGGCCCTTCAGACCAGGCCATGCTTCAGGCCAAGGGCTATCAGATTGCGCCGTTCATTTGCTATGAAGTGGTGTACCCGGAATTCGCTGCCGGCCTGTCGGCCCAGAGCGACTTGCTGCTGACCATCAGCAACGACACCTGGTTCGGCCGCTCCATCGGCCCATTGCAGCACCTGCAAATGGCGCAGATGCGTGCACTGGAAGCCGGGCGCTGGATGATCCGCGCCACCAACAACGGCGTGACCGGGCTGATCAACCCGTTTGGGCAGATCACCGCACAGATCCCGCAATTCGAGCGTGGCATTCTCTACGGCGAAGTGGTGCCGATGCATAACCTCACGCCGTACCTGCAGTGGCGTTCGTGGCCGTTGATCATTGTGTGCTTGGCATTGTTTGGCTGGGCCCTGTTGGCTGGCCGGATGTCCAAAACCGTCTAA
- a CDS encoding YdcF family protein: MPFRYFIKQLLLPPGIFLLLLVLAWWFRRSRPRLAGLCFALGLGGMWLISLPVMVQWGARALETEPPLAREDWATLAQRADAIVVLGSGRERGDIAWGSDQPTGIGLERERYAARLAKASGLPVLTSGGLHYGTPPSEAEMMAVSMQDDFGVSVRWKEERSRTTWENAQMSAEILLPEGIKRVVVVTQAWHMPRSVWSFEKAGFTVVPGPVGFLGVDHGRPLGGWMPEVKAVWQSGQLINEAVGQVGYRVFYQ; the protein is encoded by the coding sequence ATGCCTTTTCGTTATTTCATTAAGCAATTGTTGTTGCCGCCCGGTATTTTCTTGCTGTTGCTGGTTCTTGCCTGGTGGTTTCGTCGCAGTCGCCCGCGCCTGGCCGGATTATGTTTTGCCCTCGGACTGGGCGGGATGTGGTTGATCAGCCTGCCGGTGATGGTGCAATGGGGCGCTCGTGCCCTCGAGACTGAGCCGCCTTTGGCTCGCGAAGACTGGGCTACGCTGGCCCAGCGGGCCGATGCAATTGTGGTGCTGGGCTCGGGACGTGAGCGTGGGGATATTGCCTGGGGCAGCGACCAGCCCACCGGCATTGGCTTGGAGCGTGAGCGTTATGCGGCGCGACTGGCCAAGGCGTCAGGTTTGCCGGTGCTGACCAGTGGCGGCTTGCACTACGGCACGCCGCCCAGTGAGGCCGAGATGATGGCCGTGTCGATGCAGGATGACTTCGGTGTCAGCGTGCGCTGGAAGGAAGAGCGTAGTCGTACCACTTGGGAAAACGCCCAGATGAGCGCTGAGATTCTATTACCGGAAGGTATCAAGCGTGTGGTGGTGGTGACTCAAGCCTGGCACATGCCGCGTTCGGTGTGGAGCTTTGAGAAGGCCGGTTTTACTGTGGTGCCCGGGCCGGTGGGCTTTCTGGGCGTAGACCACGGCCGGCCGCTCGGCGGCTGGATGCCGGAGGTCAAGGCGGTGTGGCAGAGCGGGCAGTTGATCAATGAGGCGGTGGGGCAGGTGGGATACCGGGTGTTTTATCAGTAA
- the leuS gene encoding leucine--tRNA ligase, which produces MHEQYQPREIENAAQTFWDEQKSFEVSEQPGKETYYCLSMFPYPSGKLHMGHVRNYTIGDVISRYQRMLGKNVLQPMGWDAFGMPAENAAMKNNVAPAKWTYENIAYMKTQLRSLGLAVDWSREVTTCKPDYYRWEQWLFTRLFEKGVIYKKSGTVNWDPIDQTVLANEQVIDGRGWRSGALIEKREIPMYYFKITAYADELLSSLDDLPGWPEQVKTMQRNWIGKSKGMEVQFPYNVDSIGEAGALKVFTTRPDTLMGATYVAVAAEHPLATQAAQNNPELQAFIAECKGGSVAEADVATQEKKGLPTGLFVEHPLTGDKLPVWVANYVLMHYGDGAVMAVPAHDERDFEFAIKYNLPIKSVVRTSSGDTNPAPWQDAYGEHGTLINSGEFDGLDFQGAFDAIEVALIKKNLGASRTQFRLRDWGISRQRYWGCPIPIIHCESCGDVPVPENQLPVVLPEDVVPDGAGSPLARMPEFYECSCPKCGAPAKRETDTMDTFVESSWYYARYASPHYEGGLVEKSAADHWLPVDQYIGGIEHAILHLLYARFFHKLMRDEGLVSSDEPFKNLLTQGMVIAETYYRREANGAYTWFNPADVELERDSKAKVISAKLKSDGLPVEIGGTEKMAKSKNNGVDPQSMIDQFGADTCRLFMMFASPPDMSAEWSDSGVEGSHRFLKRVWRLAHAHVSQGLPGKLDVAALNDEQKAIRRSTHLAIRQASQDVGQHHKFNTAIAQVMTLMNVLEKAPQATELDRALIQEGLETVILLLAPITPHISHELWSRLGHSGAVIDAAWPVQDESALVQDTLQLVIQVNGKLRGQIDMPASASREEVEAAARINENVLRFTEGLTIRKVIVVPGKLVNIVAS; this is translated from the coding sequence ATGCACGAACAATATCAGCCCCGTGAAATAGAAAATGCCGCCCAAACGTTCTGGGACGAGCAGAAGTCCTTTGAAGTCAGTGAACAGCCAGGCAAGGAGACTTACTACTGCCTGTCGATGTTCCCTTACCCCAGCGGCAAGCTACACATGGGGCACGTGCGTAACTACACCATCGGCGACGTGATTTCCCGCTACCAGCGCATGCTCGGCAAGAATGTCCTGCAACCCATGGGCTGGGACGCCTTCGGCATGCCGGCGGAAAACGCCGCGATGAAAAACAACGTGGCCCCCGCCAAGTGGACCTACGAAAACATCGCCTACATGAAGACCCAGCTGCGCAGCCTGGGCCTGGCGGTGGACTGGTCCCGCGAAGTGACCACCTGCAAGCCGGACTACTACCGCTGGGAACAATGGCTGTTCACTCGCCTGTTCGAAAAAGGCGTGATCTACAAAAAAAGCGGCACCGTGAACTGGGACCCGATCGACCAGACCGTACTGGCCAACGAGCAGGTCATCGACGGTCGCGGCTGGCGCTCCGGCGCGCTGATCGAAAAGCGCGAAATCCCGATGTACTACTTCAAGATCACCGCCTACGCCGATGAACTCTTGTCGAGCCTCGATGACTTGCCGGGCTGGCCTGAACAGGTCAAGACCATGCAACGCAACTGGATCGGCAAATCCAAGGGCATGGAAGTACAGTTCCCGTACAACGTCGATTCCATCGGCGAAGCCGGTGCACTCAAGGTCTTTACAACCCGTCCGGATACCCTGATGGGCGCGACCTACGTCGCAGTGGCCGCCGAACACCCGCTGGCCACCCAGGCTGCACAGAACAACCCCGAGCTGCAGGCATTCATCGCCGAATGCAAAGGCGGCAGCGTGGCCGAAGCAGACGTCGCCACCCAGGAGAAAAAAGGCCTGCCGACCGGATTGTTCGTCGAGCACCCGCTGACGGGCGACAAACTGCCGGTCTGGGTCGCCAACTACGTGCTGATGCACTACGGCGACGGCGCCGTCATGGCGGTGCCGGCCCACGATGAGCGCGACTTCGAATTCGCCATCAAATACAACCTGCCGATCAAGTCTGTGGTGCGCACCAGCTCGGGCGACACCAACCCTGCACCATGGCAGGACGCCTATGGCGAGCACGGCACCCTGATCAATTCCGGCGAGTTCGACGGCCTGGATTTCCAAGGCGCCTTCGACGCTATCGAAGTCGCGCTGATCAAGAAGAACCTCGGCGCCTCGCGCACCCAGTTCCGCCTGCGCGACTGGGGCATCAGCCGCCAGCGCTACTGGGGCTGCCCGATCCCGATCATCCACTGCGAGAGCTGTGGCGACGTGCCCGTACCGGAGAACCAGCTGCCTGTCGTGCTGCCGGAAGATGTCGTGCCCGATGGCGCCGGCTCGCCGCTGGCGCGCATGCCGGAGTTCTACGAGTGCAGCTGCCCGAAATGCGGCGCGCCGGCCAAGCGTGAAACAGACACCATGGACACCTTTGTCGAGTCCTCGTGGTACTACGCTCGCTACGCCTCGCCGCACTATGAAGGCGGCCTGGTGGAAAAATCCGCAGCCGACCATTGGCTGCCGGTTGACCAGTACATCGGCGGCATCGAACACGCCATTCTCCACCTGCTGTATGCGCGTTTCTTCCACAAGCTGATGCGCGACGAAGGCCTGGTGAGTTCCGATGAGCCGTTCAAGAACCTGCTGACCCAGGGCATGGTGATCGCCGAGACCTACTACCGCCGTGAAGCCAATGGTGCCTACACCTGGTTCAACCCGGCGGATGTCGAGCTCGAGCGTGACAGCAAGGCCAAGGTGATCAGTGCCAAGCTGAAATCCGACGGTCTGCCGGTGGAGATCGGCGGCACCGAGAAGATGGCCAAGTCGAAGAACAACGGTGTCGACCCGCAGTCGATGATCGACCAGTTCGGCGCCGACACCTGCCGCCTGTTCATGATGTTCGCCTCGCCGCCTGACATGAGCGCCGAATGGTCCGACTCCGGCGTCGAAGGCTCGCACCGCTTCCTCAAGCGCGTCTGGCGCCTGGCCCATGCCCATGTCAGCCAGGGCTTGCCGGGCAAGCTGGACGTCGCGGCCTTGAACGACGAGCAGAAAGCCATTCGTCGCAGCACCCACCTGGCCATCCGCCAGGCCAGCCAGGACGTAGGGCAGCACCACAAGTTCAACACCGCCATCGCCCAGGTGATGACGCTGATGAACGTGCTGGAGAAAGCCCCGCAAGCTACAGAACTTGACCGCGCGCTGATCCAGGAAGGCCTGGAAACAGTTATTCTGTTGCTCGCACCGATCACGCCGCACATCAGCCATGAACTGTGGAGCCGTTTGGGCCACAGCGGCGCCGTAATCGATGCCGCCTGGCCAGTGCAGGATGAAAGCGCCCTGGTACAGGACACGCTGCAATTGGTCATCCAGGTCAACGGTAAACTGCGCGGCCAGATCGACATGCCGGCCAGCGCCAGCCGTGAAGAGGTTGAGGCCGCTGCACGCATCAACGAGAACGTGCTGCGCTTTACCGAAGGCCTGACGATCCGCAAAGTGATCGTGGTGCCCGGCAAACTGGTCAACATCGTCGCCAGCTAA
- the lipA gene encoding lipoyl synthase, producing MIPTLDITERPAPAPRAKVEAGVKLRGAEKVARIPVKIIPTTELPKKPDWIRVRIPVSPEVDRIKALLRKHKLHSVCEEASCPNLGECFSGGTATFMIMGDICTRRCPFCDVGHGRPKPLDVNEPESLAIAIADLKLKYVVITSVDRDDLRDGGAQHFADCIREIRKLSPNVMLETLVPDYRGRMDVALEITAAEPPDVFNHNLETVPRLYKAARPGSDYQWSLTLLQKFKQMMPHIPTKSGLMLGLGETDEEVIEVMKRMREHDIDMLTLGQYLQPSRSHLPVQRFVHPDTFAWFAEEGYKMGFKNVASGPLVRSSYHADEQAKLVKASLVS from the coding sequence ATGATCCCGACGCTGGACATCACCGAGCGTCCAGCCCCGGCCCCGCGTGCCAAGGTGGAAGCCGGCGTCAAGCTGCGCGGCGCCGAGAAGGTTGCACGCATCCCGGTCAAGATCATCCCGACCACCGAACTGCCGAAGAAACCTGACTGGATCCGCGTGCGCATCCCGGTATCGCCGGAAGTCGACCGTATCAAGGCGCTGCTGCGCAAGCACAAGCTGCACAGCGTGTGCGAAGAAGCGTCCTGCCCGAACCTGGGCGAATGCTTCTCCGGCGGCACCGCCACCTTCATGATCATGGGCGACATCTGCACCCGTCGTTGCCCGTTCTGCGACGTCGGCCACGGCCGTCCGAAGCCTCTGGACGTCAACGAACCGGAAAGCCTGGCCATCGCCATCGCTGACCTGAAACTCAAGTATGTGGTGATCACCTCGGTTGACCGTGACGACCTGCGTGACGGCGGTGCCCAGCACTTTGCCGACTGCATCCGCGAAATCCGCAAGCTGTCGCCGAACGTGATGCTCGAAACCCTGGTGCCGGACTACCGTGGGCGTATGGACGTCGCGCTGGAAATCACCGCCGCCGAGCCGCCGGATGTGTTCAATCACAACCTGGAAACCGTGCCGCGCCTGTACAAGGCTGCGCGTCCGGGTTCGGACTACCAGTGGTCGCTGACCCTGCTGCAGAAATTCAAGCAGATGATGCCGCACATCCCGACCAAGTCCGGCTTGATGCTCGGCCTGGGCGAAACCGATGAAGAAGTGATCGAAGTCATGAAGCGCATGCGCGAGCACGACATCGACATGCTGACCCTGGGCCAGTACCTGCAACCGTCCCGCAGCCACTTGCCAGTGCAGCGTTTCGTGCACCCGGACACCTTCGCCTGGTTCGCTGAGGAAGGTTACAAGATGGGCTTCAAGAACGTCGCGTCCGGCCCGTTGGTGCGTTCTTCGTACCATGCCGATGAGCAGGCCAAGCTGGTCAAGGCAAGCTTGGTTTCCTAA
- a CDS encoding HlyC/CorC family transporter, with translation MSEDRSSNGQKSWLGKLTQAFAHEPKNRQELLELLREAHQNKLLDSEALAIVEGAIQVADLQVRDIMVPRSQMISIKATQTPREFLPAVIDSAHSRYPVIGESHDDVMGVLLAKDLLPLILKENGDSFNIKDLLRPATFVPESKRLNVLLREFRANHNHMAIVIDEYGGVAGLVTIEDVLEQIVGDIEDEHDVEEDSYIKPLPSGDFLIKALTPIENFNEFFDSEFSDDEFDTVGGLVMSAFGHLPKRNETTEIGAYRFRILNADSRRIHLIRLTPIAR, from the coding sequence ATGAGCGAAGACCGATCGAGCAACGGGCAGAAGTCATGGCTGGGTAAACTGACCCAGGCTTTTGCCCACGAGCCGAAAAACCGCCAGGAGCTGCTGGAGCTGCTGCGCGAGGCCCACCAGAACAAGTTGCTGGACAGCGAAGCGCTGGCCATCGTCGAAGGCGCCATTCAGGTGGCTGACCTGCAAGTACGGGACATCATGGTCCCGCGTTCGCAGATGATCAGCATCAAGGCGACCCAGACCCCACGGGAATTCCTCCCGGCCGTAATCGACTCGGCGCACTCGCGCTACCCGGTGATCGGTGAAAGCCATGACGACGTCATGGGTGTCCTGCTGGCCAAGGACCTGCTGCCGCTGATCCTCAAGGAGAACGGCGACAGCTTCAACATCAAGGACCTGCTGCGTCCGGCCACCTTCGTACCTGAATCCAAGCGCCTGAATGTGCTGCTGCGCGAATTCCGCGCCAACCACAATCACATGGCCATTGTGATCGACGAATACGGCGGCGTGGCGGGCCTGGTGACCATCGAGGACGTGCTGGAACAGATCGTCGGCGACATCGAAGACGAGCACGACGTCGAAGAAGACAGCTACATCAAGCCGCTGCCCAGCGGTGACTTCCTGATCAAGGCGCTGACGCCAATCGAAAACTTCAACGAGTTCTTCGACAGCGAATTCTCCGACGATGAGTTCGACACGGTCGGCGGCCTGGTGATGAGTGCGTTCGGGCATCTGCCCAAGCGTAACGAGACCACCGAGATTGGCGCCTATCGCTTCCGCATTTTGAATGCCGATAGTCGTCGTATCCATCTGATCCGTTTGACACCTATTGCCCGCTAA
- the lptE gene encoding LPS assembly lipoprotein LptE, whose product MIKRNLLVMGLAVLLSACGFQLRGTGTNELSLKELDVSARNAYGETVTQLRQTLENSGVHVYNGATYKLILTDEKETQRNISYASAGRASDVELNTALLFEVQGRDNLPLMGDKIQVQKVVSHDGNNLVGSDSETLQVRKEMRRELIQRMMTRLQMLTPEKLAALQQTADNKAKADADALKAAQEYEDNTPKQSPVEVPVE is encoded by the coding sequence ATGATCAAACGCAATCTGCTGGTTATGGGCCTTGCCGTGCTGTTGAGCGCTTGCGGCTTCCAGCTGCGTGGCACCGGTACCAATGAGCTGTCGCTCAAGGAACTCGACGTCAGCGCCCGCAACGCCTATGGCGAGACCGTGACCCAGCTGCGCCAGACCCTGGAAAACAGCGGCGTGCATGTGTACAACGGCGCGACCTACAAACTGATCCTGACGGATGAGAAAGAAACCCAGCGCAATATCAGCTACGCCAGTGCCGGCCGTGCGTCAGACGTCGAGTTGAACACTGCGCTCCTCTTCGAAGTACAAGGCCGCGATAACTTGCCGCTGATGGGTGACAAGATCCAGGTGCAGAAGGTTGTCAGTCACGACGGCAACAACCTGGTGGGTTCAGACTCCGAGACCCTCCAGGTGCGCAAGGAAATGCGTCGTGAGCTGATCCAGCGCATGATGACGCGCCTGCAAATGCTGACCCCGGAAAAGCTGGCCGCCCTGCAGCAAACCGCCGACAACAAGGCCAAGGCTGATGCCGATGCCCTGAAAGCCGCGCAAGAGTATGAAGACAACACGCCGAAACAATCGCCTGTTGAAGTCCCAGTCGAGTAA